A stretch of Spirosoma oryzicola DNA encodes these proteins:
- a CDS encoding sterol desaturase family protein, with the protein MLPIIFAVFAFCFILERLIPGWKLPAVPTWTIRVLAINFVQLVVVVVAGFTWEKWLSAYSVLHLSDYVNNVGGGIIAYVIATFVFYWWHRWRHTVDFLWTHFHQIHHSPQRLEVITSFYKHPLEMTVNSIIGSLLVYTLLGLSAEAGAIYTLCTALGEFFYHTNVKTPQWIGYIFQRPEMHRIHHEYEKHTSNYGDIVWWDMFFGTYQNPKEFKSTCGFDEEKELRLGDMLQFKDVHRE; encoded by the coding sequence ATGCTACCGATTATCTTTGCCGTTTTCGCTTTTTGTTTCATCCTCGAACGTTTGATTCCGGGCTGGAAACTGCCTGCCGTTCCGACCTGGACGATTCGCGTGTTGGCCATCAATTTTGTGCAATTGGTTGTCGTCGTGGTTGCTGGATTTACGTGGGAGAAATGGCTGTCGGCTTACTCAGTTCTGCATCTTTCCGACTACGTTAACAACGTTGGTGGTGGGATAATAGCGTACGTTATTGCCACGTTTGTCTTCTATTGGTGGCACCGTTGGCGGCACACAGTCGATTTTCTGTGGACGCACTTTCATCAGATTCACCACAGTCCGCAGCGGCTGGAAGTCATCACCTCGTTTTACAAACATCCGCTCGAAATGACCGTCAATTCCATTATTGGCAGTTTACTGGTTTATACACTGCTCGGATTGAGTGCCGAAGCCGGGGCCATTTATACGCTCTGTACGGCGCTGGGCGAGTTTTTTTACCACACTAACGTGAAGACGCCCCAATGGATTGGCTATATTTTTCAGCGGCCCGAAATGCACCGAATTCATCACGAATACGAGAAACACACCAGCAACTACGGCGACATTGTCTGGTGGGACATGTTCTTCGGAACCTATCAGAATCCTAAAGAATTTAAATCGACCTGTGGTTTCGATGAAGAAAAAGAACTGCGGCTAGGTGATATGCTTCAGTTCAAAGACGTTCATCGGGAATGA
- a CDS encoding MATE family efflux transporter — protein MTRFFRLFLAALRGTETNFTSGSINRAIFLLSVPMILEMVMESLFAIVDVFFVAKIGTEAVATVGLTESVLTIVYSIGIGLSTAATALVARRIGEENKEAASRTVGQVVLLSVAMSIVLGIPGFLLAEHILRLMGGNDQLIANGVGFTKMIFASSPAIILLYTLSGCLRGAGEASVAMRSLWLANGVNIILCPVFIFGLGPFPELGVMGSAVATTTGRTVGVLYQLYALTRPGGNVRVMRTDVNPDMSIIRNLLNLAVGGTSQFLVGSASWIFLTRILSAFGSDVVAGYTIAIRIIVFTILPSWGLANAAATLVGQNLGAGQPERAATSAWRAAFCNMLFLAAVGIGFFIGAKEVVGLFNRDVRVMEIAVECLQVFCVGYVFMAYGMVLSQALNGAGDTRTPTLINIVCFWIIEIPLAYTLATWLHWGPPGVFWSVAISESLLALIAVWVFRRGRWKTVQL, from the coding sequence ATGACCAGATTCTTTCGGTTATTTCTGGCTGCATTGCGCGGTACAGAAACTAACTTCACATCCGGCAGTATTAATAGGGCTATCTTTCTGCTTTCCGTTCCGATGATCCTGGAAATGGTCATGGAATCGCTGTTTGCCATAGTCGATGTATTTTTTGTGGCGAAAATTGGCACCGAGGCCGTTGCGACAGTAGGCTTAACCGAATCTGTTCTAACGATTGTTTACTCGATTGGCATCGGTCTAAGTACTGCCGCCACCGCATTGGTAGCCCGGCGCATCGGTGAAGAGAATAAAGAAGCGGCCAGTAGAACTGTCGGTCAGGTAGTGTTGCTATCCGTTGCTATGTCGATCGTGTTAGGCATACCTGGCTTTCTGTTGGCTGAACATATTCTACGGCTGATGGGTGGTAACGACCAGCTGATTGCCAATGGGGTAGGCTTTACAAAGATGATTTTCGCCAGTTCGCCAGCGATTATTTTGCTTTATACCCTGAGCGGTTGTCTGCGTGGCGCGGGTGAAGCGTCAGTCGCTATGCGTTCGTTATGGCTGGCAAACGGAGTTAACATTATTCTGTGTCCGGTCTTTATTTTTGGTCTTGGCCCCTTCCCCGAACTTGGCGTTATGGGGTCGGCGGTAGCTACCACAACTGGCCGAACGGTTGGTGTTTTGTACCAGCTTTACGCCTTAACGCGTCCTGGTGGAAACGTGAGGGTCATGCGGACCGATGTGAATCCTGATATGAGCATCATCCGAAACCTGCTTAACCTGGCGGTTGGCGGTACGAGCCAATTTCTGGTTGGGTCAGCAAGCTGGATCTTTCTGACGCGCATTTTATCGGCGTTTGGTAGCGACGTTGTCGCGGGCTACACCATAGCCATCCGGATTATCGTGTTTACCATTCTGCCGTCCTGGGGTTTGGCTAATGCTGCGGCAACGCTGGTTGGACAGAACTTAGGAGCGGGACAGCCTGAGCGAGCTGCGACATCTGCCTGGCGGGCCGCTTTCTGCAACATGCTTTTTCTTGCCGCCGTTGGTATCGGCTTCTTTATCGGAGCTAAGGAAGTTGTTGGTTTGTTCAACCGCGACGTTCGCGTAATGGAGATTGCCGTCGAATGCTTACAGGTCTTTTGCGTAGGCTACGTCTTTATGGCGTACGGGATGGTGTTAAGTCAGGCACTAAACGGCGCAGGTGATACGCGAACGCCAACGCTTATTAACATTGTTTGCTTCTGGATTATCGAAATTCCATTGGCTTATACGCTCGCCACATGGCTGCACTGGGGACCGCCGGGCGTATTCTGGTCTGTGGCGATTAGCGAGTCGCTGCTTGCTCTTATTGCCGTTTGGGTCTTCCGACGTGGTCGTTGGAAAACCGTTCAGCTATAA
- a CDS encoding DUF4870 domain-containing protein yields the protein MENRPPTPPLSPVPFSESDARLWAMLTHLSALPGSLVVIGSIVLPLVIWRIQKEKSAFVDFHGKEAVNFNITMALAAAISVILVFLLIGIFLIWLVGAVWLIFTLIAAIKANNGEYYRYPLTIRFIK from the coding sequence ATGGAAAACCGCCCCCCAACTCCGCCTTTATCGCCCGTACCGTTTAGTGAGTCCGACGCCCGGTTGTGGGCCATGCTTACTCATCTAAGCGCTCTGCCTGGCTCCCTTGTTGTAATCGGTAGCATTGTGCTTCCGCTGGTGATCTGGCGGATTCAGAAAGAAAAATCTGCCTTTGTCGACTTCCACGGTAAAGAAGCCGTCAACTTTAACATAACGATGGCCTTGGCTGCGGCTATATCGGTTATTTTGGTGTTCCTTCTGATCGGTATATTCCTGATCTGGCTGGTAGGAGCCGTATGGCTTATTTTTACGCTGATTGCCGCTATTAAAGCGAATAATGGTGAATACTACCGATATCCCCTAACAATCCGCTTTATCAAATAA
- a CDS encoding Nif3-like dinuclear metal center hexameric protein, translated as MTNQLLSLRELADFLQNELATDRYLKREQGGIYHHSDRPISRLGLALEPWPVLPKWLEENKLDALWLHRPWQLDRTKLPPDVGIVYHHLPFDEALTMGYNTLLANLMNSLGTPEPLGYKQDTTDTGELLPKRAIGMLFDRVEQEFDAVLREVSTMFGGYDRAEAGRCQTGQHTIGRIAVVGAMNDALVREAHERGASLYLTGQYRKPAQKAVDDTGMAVIAVGHYRSEEWGMRALAALLHERWPTLNVVLPDNSEPVALPTTKNFV; from the coding sequence ATGACCAATCAACTGCTTAGCTTACGTGAATTAGCCGATTTTTTGCAAAATGAGCTAGCCACGGATCGCTACTTAAAGCGTGAGCAAGGTGGAATTTACCACCACTCTGACCGACCTATTTCCCGCCTGGGACTTGCTCTGGAGCCGTGGCCTGTGTTGCCCAAATGGCTCGAAGAAAACAAGCTTGATGCCTTGTGGCTTCATCGACCCTGGCAGCTTGACCGCACTAAACTACCGCCAGATGTAGGCATTGTTTACCATCATCTGCCATTCGACGAAGCACTGACGATGGGCTATAACACCTTGCTGGCCAATCTGATGAATAGCCTTGGAACGCCCGAACCACTTGGCTACAAACAGGACACTACCGACACCGGCGAGTTATTACCCAAACGGGCTATTGGTATGCTGTTTGACAGAGTTGAGCAGGAGTTTGACGCAGTACTTCGTGAAGTGAGTACTATGTTCGGTGGTTATGACCGAGCCGAGGCCGGACGCTGCCAGACCGGACAGCACACGATAGGTCGTATTGCTGTGGTCGGCGCTATGAATGATGCCTTAGTTCGTGAAGCCCATGAGCGGGGAGCAAGTCTCTACCTGACTGGTCAATACAGAAAGCCAGCGCAGAAGGCTGTTGATGATACCGGTATGGCGGTTATTGCGGTCGGACATTACCGAAGCGAAGAATGGGGTATGCGCGCACTGGCCGCTTTACTGCACGAACGCTGGCCTACCCTGAACGTTGTGCTTCCAGACAACAGCGAACCAGTTGCGTTACCAACCACGAAGAATTTTGTCTAA
- the hflX gene encoding GTPase HflX, with amino-acid sequence MIDTHKQPETAVLVALVTQKQTGDQTKEYLDELAFLAETSGVTTVQTFTQKLDRPDTRTFVGKGKLEEIQTFILANPVDSIIFDDDLTPAQVRNLEAEFKEIKVLDRSLLILNIFSMRAQTAQARVQVELAQYQYLYPRLTRMWTHLSRQKGGTGMRGPGEKELETDRRIVKDRIAFLKDKLAKIDKQSVTRRKERDRLVRVALVGYTNVGKSTLMRTMAKAEVFAENKLFATVDSTVRKVTLGNIPFLLTDTVGFIRKLPTTLIESFKSTLDEVREADILLHVVDVSHPNFEEQIEVVNTTLADIKAADKPMVLVFNKMDEFVPREEWTDKVNRDDDEDIDDEQSHEEVVVPVAMRRKTALEYLKKTYLTQKADYVAFISAQTGENVGELRELLYDLVKEKHYQIYPNWVHVPLNESAEYSDGLAG; translated from the coding sequence ATGATCGACACACACAAACAACCCGAAACCGCTGTTCTGGTAGCACTGGTCACGCAAAAGCAGACCGGTGACCAGACTAAAGAATATTTGGACGAACTTGCGTTTCTGGCGGAAACGTCGGGTGTCACCACTGTACAGACATTTACGCAGAAACTTGACCGGCCCGACACAAGAACCTTTGTCGGAAAAGGTAAACTAGAGGAAATTCAGACGTTTATCCTCGCCAATCCGGTAGACTCTATAATTTTCGATGATGATTTGACTCCTGCTCAGGTGCGTAACCTGGAAGCCGAGTTTAAAGAAATCAAAGTACTTGACCGTAGCCTGCTCATCCTGAATATTTTCTCGATGCGAGCACAGACTGCTCAGGCACGTGTCCAAGTCGAACTAGCGCAGTATCAGTACCTCTATCCTCGTCTGACTCGCATGTGGACGCACCTTAGCCGTCAGAAAGGCGGAACCGGTATGCGTGGTCCGGGGGAAAAAGAGCTGGAGACTGACCGTCGGATTGTAAAAGACCGTATTGCCTTTCTAAAGGATAAGCTTGCGAAGATTGACAAGCAAAGTGTAACGCGTCGGAAAGAGCGTGACCGGCTTGTGCGGGTGGCTTTGGTCGGGTATACCAACGTCGGTAAATCGACGCTGATGCGTACGATGGCTAAAGCGGAAGTATTTGCCGAGAATAAGCTGTTCGCTACTGTCGATTCAACCGTGCGTAAGGTGACGCTTGGCAACATTCCTTTTCTGCTGACTGATACGGTTGGGTTTATTCGGAAGCTGCCTACCACGCTTATTGAGTCGTTTAAATCAACGCTCGATGAGGTTCGCGAAGCGGATATCCTACTCCATGTTGTCGATGTATCCCATCCTAATTTCGAAGAACAAATAGAGGTTGTTAACACCACGCTTGCCGACATCAAAGCTGCTGACAAACCTATGGTTTTAGTCTTCAACAAAATGGATGAATTCGTGCCAAGAGAGGAGTGGACGGATAAAGTCAACAGAGATGATGACGAAGACATTGATGACGAGCAGAGTCACGAGGAGGTTGTCGTGCCGGTAGCTATGCGGAGAAAAACTGCGTTGGAGTACTTGAAGAAAACTTATCTGACTCAAAAGGCAGACTATGTCGCTTTTATTTCGGCACAGACAGGCGAGAACGTTGGTGAGCTGCGTGAGTTGCTTTATGATTTGGTAAAAGAGAAACATTACCAGATTTATCCGAACTGGGTACACGTTCCACTAAACGAATCGGCTGAATACAGCGACGGTTTGGCAGGTTAA
- a CDS encoding TraR/DksA family transcriptional regulator — protein sequence MYCIKCGNLIPEARLKALPTAKTCVHCSQAQRVAGFPLITGKTEYSAIQIMSQADAQQLHKMGARRGTGASTYMKREKRT from the coding sequence ATGTACTGTATCAAATGTGGTAATCTCATCCCAGAAGCGCGGCTCAAAGCCCTTCCAACGGCTAAGACGTGTGTGCACTGTTCGCAGGCTCAGCGAGTCGCTGGATTTCCGCTTATTACGGGTAAGACAGAGTATTCGGCCATTCAGATCATGTCGCAGGCCGATGCCCAGCAGTTGCATAAGATGGGAGCCAGACGCGGTACGGGTGCCTCCACGTACATGAAGCGGGAGAAACGGACCTAG
- a CDS encoding bacteriorhodopsin, whose amino-acid sequence MKLFDTFIPTAGVVGLLPMVTYFFLVVAMYAFLGNFLFALLSRTSVSPKHKSTQALTTIIAAVAGISYFLIQSYYRDMLAELATLADADNRQTLMRESYNAIGQYRYMDWAVTTPLLLLKMVSFLRVKLHEIKRPLAIMLLADFFMILTGYIGEQQVGFDNEVLTGPKLIWGAVSTVGYIIIPFTLYKLWKQYADRALPKEQQAYRLMALTTVTFWGVYPIGYILTVFAIDTNWIHITFSIADFINKVGVGLVAYWAGRETIKYAPH is encoded by the coding sequence ATGAAGCTATTCGATACTTTCATTCCAACGGCGGGCGTCGTTGGATTGCTTCCAATGGTCACCTATTTTTTCCTCGTCGTGGCCATGTACGCTTTTCTGGGAAATTTCCTCTTTGCCCTACTCTCGCGTACAAGTGTTAGTCCCAAGCACAAAAGTACCCAAGCCCTGACGACCATCATCGCAGCCGTGGCTGGCATCTCCTACTTTCTCATTCAGTCCTATTATCGTGATATGCTGGCCGAATTGGCGACCCTAGCTGATGCGGACAATCGGCAGACGCTCATGCGGGAATCCTACAACGCCATTGGGCAGTACCGATACATGGATTGGGCCGTGACAACGCCGTTGCTGCTTCTGAAAATGGTATCATTCCTGCGGGTTAAGCTGCATGAAATCAAACGTCCACTAGCGATCATGCTACTGGCTGATTTCTTTATGATCCTGACTGGCTACATCGGTGAACAGCAGGTTGGATTTGACAACGAAGTCTTGACTGGCCCCAAACTCATCTGGGGAGCGGTTTCAACGGTGGGTTACATCATCATTCCGTTTACGCTGTACAAGCTTTGGAAACAATACGCAGATCGTGCTTTACCTAAAGAACAGCAGGCTTATCGATTAATGGCATTAACTACCGTTACGTTCTGGGGCGTTTATCCAATTGGTTATATTCTGACCGTCTTTGCAATTGATACAAACTGGATTCACATCACCTTTTCCATAGCCGACTTTATCAATAAAGTGGGTGTGGGCTTAGTGGCGTACTGGGCTGGCCGAGAAACGATCAAGTACGCTCCGCATTGA
- a CDS encoding pyruvate carboxylase: MKEYIRPIKRLLVANRGEIAIRIMRAATELGITTVAVYTYEDRYSLHRYKADEAYQIGRDEDPLKPYLDVEGIILLAKHHKIDAIHPGYGFLSENVKLARRCREDDIIFVGPSPEAMDALGDKVRAKNLATKAGVPLIPDSREENMTPEFALSEAERIGFPIMVKAAAGGGGRGMRVVRQAEEFEKAFTEAKNEARNAFGDDTIFLEKFIEDPKHIEVQLLGDQHGNIVHLYERDCSVQRRFQKVVEVAPSFGLRQETKQKLYDYAIQLGRAVNYSNAGTVEFLVDKNENIYFIEVNPRIQVEHTITEEVTGIDIVRTQLLIAMGYKLSDNGIYIHHQDEIPLNGFAIQCRITTEDPTNGFKPDFGTIIAYRNAAGFGIRLDEGSSYAGMKISPYFDSMIVKVSARGRTLKGATQRLTRALLEFRIRGVKTNIGFLLNVMSHPIFQRGEARVSFIESHPELFNFRKPQDRSTRVLNYLADVIVNGNPEVKKKDDSKVFRTPVVPTFDQYAPFPNGSRDRMKELGRDDFSKWVLDQKCVLYTDTTFRDGHQSLLATRVRTQDLQKVAEGFAKSHPELFSMEVWGGATFDVAMRFLYESPWKRLAALREAMPNMLLQMLFRGSNAVGYSAYPDNLIEKFVEKSWETGIDVFRIFDSLNWVEAMKVSMRAVRERTDAICEAAICYTGDMLDPNKHKKYNLQYYLDLARQLEDEGAHMLAIKDMAGLLKPLAADVLVRELKQAVSIPVHLHTHDTAGIQAATYLKAIDAGVDIVDCALGALSGLTSQPNFNSVVAMMQGHERECPSNLASLNAYSNYWEDVREYYYPFESGMKAGSAEVYDNEIPGGQYSNLRPQAIATGLGDKFETLKKNYSVANQLFGDIVKVTPSSKVVGDMAIFMTANNLTADDVLKKGDSLSFPESVKELMKGILGQPVGGFPEDVQQVILKGEEPITGRPNEHLKPIDFDADFAEFQKKYPHNSGFEDYLSYQMYAKVYDEYYKANEQYGDVSIIPTPAFFYGLKENEEILINIEEGKNILVRLLFKSEPDEFGMRTITFELNGQSRQVQVRDKSSKVEKAMNAKVGKEGDVGAPLQGRLTRILVKEGDEVKKNQPLFVIEAMKMESIVAAPKAGKISKIVLKEGIVVEQDDWVVELA, from the coding sequence ATGAAGGAATACATCCGTCCCATCAAACGTCTGTTAGTCGCCAACCGCGGTGAAATTGCAATCCGTATCATGCGGGCCGCTACCGAGTTAGGCATCACGACTGTTGCCGTTTACACTTACGAAGACCGTTATTCACTCCATCGTTACAAAGCCGACGAAGCTTACCAGATCGGCCGCGACGAGGATCCATTGAAGCCTTATCTTGATGTCGAAGGCATTATTCTGCTGGCCAAACATCATAAGATCGATGCCATCCACCCAGGCTATGGTTTTTTGTCTGAAAACGTAAAACTAGCCCGGCGTTGCCGCGAAGACGACATCATCTTTGTTGGACCATCGCCCGAAGCGATGGACGCGCTGGGTGACAAGGTTCGGGCCAAAAATCTGGCAACCAAGGCAGGCGTTCCGCTTATTCCCGACTCACGGGAAGAAAACATGACACCCGAATTTGCCTTGTCCGAGGCCGAGCGAATTGGCTTTCCAATCATGGTAAAAGCCGCTGCCGGGGGCGGTGGACGCGGGATGCGGGTGGTGCGTCAGGCCGAAGAGTTTGAAAAAGCATTTACCGAAGCAAAAAACGAAGCCCGGAATGCCTTTGGGGACGATACTATCTTTCTCGAAAAATTCATTGAAGACCCAAAACACATTGAAGTTCAGCTCCTTGGGGATCAGCATGGCAACATCGTCCACCTGTACGAACGTGACTGTTCGGTACAACGGCGGTTTCAGAAGGTTGTCGAGGTAGCTCCCTCGTTCGGGCTGCGTCAGGAAACAAAGCAAAAGCTTTATGACTACGCGATTCAGTTGGGTCGAGCCGTTAATTATTCCAACGCAGGCACAGTGGAGTTTTTGGTCGATAAAAACGAGAATATCTACTTTATCGAAGTTAACCCCCGGATTCAGGTTGAGCATACCATAACGGAAGAAGTAACGGGTATCGACATCGTCAGAACCCAGCTTCTGATTGCGATGGGCTATAAGCTGTCCGACAACGGGATTTACATTCACCACCAGGACGAAATTCCGCTCAACGGCTTCGCTATTCAGTGCCGTATCACGACCGAAGATCCAACCAACGGCTTCAAGCCTGATTTTGGAACAATCATCGCGTACCGGAATGCCGCTGGTTTTGGTATTCGCCTTGACGAAGGCAGCAGCTACGCGGGGATGAAAATCTCGCCTTACTTCGATTCGATGATCGTGAAGGTATCAGCGCGGGGACGGACGCTCAAGGGAGCTACCCAACGGCTGACGCGGGCACTGCTGGAATTCCGGATTCGGGGCGTTAAAACGAACATCGGCTTCTTGCTGAATGTCATGAGCCATCCCATTTTTCAACGGGGTGAAGCCAGGGTATCATTTATTGAAAGTCACCCCGAACTGTTTAACTTTCGTAAACCGCAGGATCGTTCGACACGGGTTCTCAACTACCTCGCCGATGTGATCGTAAACGGTAATCCGGAAGTCAAAAAAAAGGACGACTCCAAAGTATTCAGAACGCCTGTTGTACCGACATTTGACCAGTATGCTCCTTTCCCCAATGGTAGCCGTGACCGGATGAAGGAGCTAGGACGCGACGATTTCTCGAAGTGGGTACTCGATCAGAAGTGCGTTCTGTATACCGATACGACCTTCCGCGATGGACACCAGTCATTGCTGGCTACGCGCGTTCGGACGCAGGATTTGCAAAAAGTAGCCGAAGGATTTGCGAAAAGTCATCCTGAACTGTTTTCGATGGAAGTTTGGGGGGGCGCTACGTTTGACGTGGCCATGCGATTCCTCTACGAGAGTCCCTGGAAGCGGTTGGCCGCTCTGCGCGAAGCCATGCCAAACATGCTGCTACAAATGCTATTCCGTGGCTCCAACGCCGTTGGCTATTCTGCTTACCCGGACAACCTAATCGAAAAATTCGTTGAAAAATCATGGGAAACAGGCATTGATGTTTTTCGTATTTTCGACTCGCTCAACTGGGTCGAAGCGATGAAAGTCAGTATGCGGGCTGTTCGCGAACGGACTGATGCGATCTGTGAAGCGGCTATCTGCTATACAGGCGATATGCTTGATCCCAACAAGCACAAGAAGTATAACCTTCAATACTACCTGGATTTAGCCCGCCAGCTCGAAGATGAAGGCGCGCACATGCTCGCCATCAAAGACATGGCCGGTCTGCTGAAACCGTTAGCGGCTGACGTGCTGGTTCGTGAGTTGAAGCAAGCCGTAAGTATCCCAGTTCATCTGCATACGCACGATACGGCAGGGATTCAGGCCGCTACGTATCTCAAAGCCATCGACGCGGGTGTTGACATCGTTGACTGTGCCCTCGGTGCGTTGTCGGGTCTGACTTCGCAACCGAACTTCAACTCGGTTGTCGCCATGATGCAGGGACACGAGCGGGAATGCCCCTCAAATCTGGCTTCATTGAACGCTTATTCGAACTATTGGGAAGACGTTCGTGAATATTACTATCCGTTTGAATCGGGTATGAAAGCGGGCAGCGCGGAGGTCTACGACAACGAGATTCCGGGTGGACAGTACTCAAACTTGAGACCTCAGGCGATTGCTACGGGTTTGGGTGACAAATTCGAAACGCTCAAGAAAAACTACTCCGTCGCCAATCAGCTGTTCGGTGACATCGTCAAAGTAACGCCTTCATCGAAAGTCGTAGGCGATATGGCCATCTTCATGACTGCCAACAACTTAACAGCGGACGATGTTCTCAAAAAAGGAGATTCGCTGTCGTTCCCGGAATCGGTCAAAGAGCTGATGAAAGGCATTTTAGGACAGCCCGTCGGTGGATTTCCCGAAGACGTTCAGCAAGTAATTCTTAAAGGCGAAGAGCCGATCACTGGCCGTCCAAACGAACACCTCAAACCCATCGACTTCGACGCTGACTTCGCGGAGTTTCAGAAAAAATACCCGCATAACAGCGGTTTTGAGGACTACCTCTCCTACCAGATGTATGCGAAGGTGTACGATGAATATTACAAAGCCAACGAACAATACGGCGATGTAAGCATCATTCCGACTCCGGCCTTCTTTTACGGACTAAAGGAAAACGAAGAGATTCTGATCAACATTGAAGAAGGGAAAAACATCCTCGTCCGACTGCTGTTCAAGTCCGAACCCGATGAGTTTGGGATGCGCACGATTACCTTCGAGTTGAACGGTCAGAGCCGCCAGGTTCAGGTTCGGGATAAATCATCGAAGGTTGAAAAGGCGATGAACGCCAAGGTTGGCAAAGAAGGTGATGTTGGCGCTCCGTTGCAAGGTCGGTTAACCCGAATTTTGGTGAAGGAAGGTGATGAGGTAAAGAAAAACCAACCACTTTTCGTGATCGAAGCGATGAAGATGGAAAGTATCGTAGCCGCGCCTAAAGCTGGTAAAATCAGTAAGATTGTGCTAAAAGAAGGTATTGTAGTCGAGCAAGACGACTGGGTTGTTGAACTGGCCTAA
- a CDS encoding Crp/Fnr family transcriptional regulator has product MEQLFSFIQTIQPLSDSLRMALASMLRREELPRKHWLLQPGQVSDRLYFIERGVVREYYLKAASLQRDGREVTSWFMREGDFIVSIVSFYTRQPAREYVELLEDSILWSISYAQLQQLYRDFPEFNSVGRLITERYYVQSELRTQNLRMQTAPERYGQLLTDFPAIFQRVPLKYIASHLGISPETLSRLRARRN; this is encoded by the coding sequence ATGGAGCAACTGTTTTCTTTTATTCAGACCATCCAGCCACTCTCCGATTCCTTACGAATGGCGTTGGCCTCGATGCTTCGACGGGAAGAACTTCCCCGCAAACATTGGCTGCTTCAACCGGGTCAGGTATCAGATCGTCTTTACTTTATCGAACGGGGTGTTGTTAGAGAATACTATTTAAAAGCCGCTTCCTTGCAAAGGGATGGGCGTGAGGTAACGTCCTGGTTCATGCGGGAGGGCGACTTCATCGTATCAATTGTGAGCTTTTATACGCGTCAGCCGGCCCGCGAATACGTCGAGCTGTTGGAGGACAGTATTTTGTGGTCTATCTCGTACGCACAACTTCAACAGCTTTATCGTGATTTTCCGGAGTTCAACAGCGTCGGTAGGCTGATCACCGAACGATACTACGTGCAGAGCGAACTACGCACCCAAAACCTGCGAATGCAAACCGCCCCTGAACGTTACGGGCAATTGCTGACAGACTTTCCGGCTATTTTTCAGCGTGTTCCGCTTAAATACATCGCGTCACACCTTGGTATTTCGCCCGAAACGCTAAGTCGTCTACGAGCCCGCCGAAATTGA
- a CDS encoding DUF305 domain-containing protein, translating into MKTLNTNIFVWLLAVSLSGSALVACAQATTGTTSTSTGAARTASDPSKAQLLLPMQQMMEKLKKLQATGDPDFDYAFQAKIHTQGEQDLLKQEIQNGADSSLKQMAQSLLTVAQSDAALLDETLKQVKPSRPNQAFTQQQGRNIQAMALKLQQGGADDKLTGNFDKNFVTVLLDHRQDAIDMANTYLQYGKNATLKDYAQKLVAKAQTEMTQAKAALPKQN; encoded by the coding sequence ATGAAAACCCTCAATACCAATATTTTCGTTTGGCTGCTGGCCGTATCGCTCTCAGGCAGCGCACTTGTCGCCTGCGCTCAGGCAACTACCGGTACAACGAGCACGAGTACCGGCGCAGCAAGAACAGCTTCTGATCCGTCTAAAGCTCAACTGCTATTGCCTATGCAGCAAATGATGGAAAAGCTAAAAAAACTTCAAGCTACCGGCGACCCTGATTTCGATTATGCTTTCCAGGCAAAAATTCATACGCAGGGTGAACAGGACTTATTGAAGCAGGAAATTCAGAATGGTGCTGACTCGTCATTGAAACAAATGGCACAGAGCCTACTGACGGTTGCTCAGAGCGATGCAGCACTGTTGGACGAAACACTGAAACAAGTTAAGCCATCGCGCCCCAATCAGGCTTTTACCCAGCAACAGGGCCGGAACATTCAGGCTATGGCGCTGAAACTACAACAGGGTGGCGCGGATGATAAACTAACCGGCAATTTTGATAAAAACTTTGTCACTGTGCTGCTTGATCATCGGCAGGATGCTATCGATATGGCCAATACCTATCTTCAATACGGCAAAAACGCTACCTTGAAAGATTACGCTCAAAAATTGGTTGCGAAAGCACAAACTGAAATGACACAGGCTAAAGCGGCACTACCCAAGCAAAACTAA